A stretch of the Lolium perenne isolate Kyuss_39 chromosome 3, Kyuss_2.0, whole genome shotgun sequence genome encodes the following:
- the LOC127339512 gene encoding protein FAR1-RELATED SEQUENCE 5-like, giving the protein MENSISGMIEEQNEYVGYNSDDSEMEENLQHEAGWSKDEFDIAYDEFDNDDNHGEHTDDQNDENHGEHTDSLNTSEAQFDTQLEYDYYGESDLDTGHTDDVEGASVPEDSVDMSQATPGASQPEKPHKGSNGNEYPDSDRDLYWMIKEMTFISEAAAYSFYNRYAKDYGFSVRLDQVKRFDDGVIRLRRFVCSRQGRRPKNQLTTEGRVYRHRPESRCGCKARLVVKFDGRTGFWVVEDFRDKHNHDPAEPCQTPFLRSHRTINDAQRSEILSMGSMGIRKHLIMRKFIAGSGSFAGVGFTRKDLYNMCSRERRRLLFDGDATTAIRIMSKRKKRDPEFFFEYDVDEKGRLKHMFWCDSQSRRDYQDYGDVLVFDSTYKMNKYKMPFVPFVGLNNHRRTTVFGCAILSSENEQTYVWLLKTFLKAMCQQKPKAVITDADAAMIAAIGEVFSGVPHRICSFHIEKKYGDAST; this is encoded by the exons ATGGAGAACTCTATATCTGGTATGattgaggaacaaaacgagtacgtcgGCTATAATTCCGATGACTCTGAAATGGAGGAAAATTTGCAGCACGAAGCCGGCTGGAGCAAAGACGAGTTTGAT ATTGCGTACGATGAATTTGATAATGATGACAACCATGGCGAACACACAGACGATCAAAATGATGAGAACCATGGTGAACACACGGACAGTCTAAATACTAGTGAG GCACAATTTGACACGCAGCTTGAGTACGACTATTACGGTGAATCTGACTTGGACACGGGCCACACTGATGATGTGGAAGGTGCATCAGTTCCTGAGGATTCTGTTGACATGAGCCAG GCGACGCCAGGCGCTAGTCAGCCTGAGAAACCACACAAAGGTAGCAATGGCAATGAATATCCTGATAGTGATCGGGATTTATACTGGATGATAAAAGAGATGACTTTTATTTCTGAAGCAGCAGCATATTCTTTCTACAACAGATATGCTAAAGATTATGGGTTCAGCGTCCGGCTTGACCAGGTTAAGCGGTTTGATGATGGAGTAATTCGGTTAAGGCGTTTTGTGTGTTCCAGACAGGGCAGACGTCCCAAAAACCAACTGACCACGGAAGGCCGTGTATATAGGCACAGACCTGAGTCTCGCTGCGGCTGCAAGGCACGTTTGGTGGTCAAGTTTGATGGAAGAACTGGTTTCTGGGTTGTTGAAGATTTTCGTGACAAACATAACCATGACCCAGCTGAACCATGTCAGACTCCGTTTCTTCGGTCCCATAGGACGATCAACGACGCGCAGAGATCTGAGATATTATCAATGGGATCCATGGGAATCAGGAAGCACCTCATTATGAGAAAATTCATTGCAGGCTCCGGTTCATTTGCTGGTGTTGGATTCACAAGAAAGGATTTGTACAACATGTgctctagggagaggaggaggctgctTTTCGACGGTGACGCTACCACAGCCATCCGCATTATGTCAAAGAGGAAAAAGAGGGACCCTGAATTTTTCTTTGAATATGACGTTGATGAAAAAGGCCGTCTGAAGCACATGTTCTGGTGTGATTCCCAGTCACGTAGGGATTACCAGGACTACGGAGATGTGCTGGTGTTTGATAGCACATACAAGATGAATAAATATAAGATGCCATTTGTTCCTTTTGTGGGCTTGAACAACCACCGTAGGACAACGGTTTTTGGGTGTGCCATCCTTTCAAGTGAGAATGAACAAACATATGTTTGGCTTCTAAAGACTTTCCTCAAAGCGATGTGTCAACAGAAGCCAAAGGCAGTAATCACGGATGCAGATGCCGCGATGATCGCCGCAATCGGTGAAGTATTTTCTGGTGTGCCGCATCGCATCTGCAGCTTCCACATTGAAAAAAAATATGGAGATGCATCTACCTAA